In Candidatus Binatia bacterium, one DNA window encodes the following:
- a CDS encoding response regulator has protein sequence MVDDDEDSRRLLAHLLERKGYSVVLADGGKSALSTLSKQEVDVVVLDVMMPNMDGFAVCRELKKSPGTATLPVILLTARDDLETRATGMKLGVSEFLAKPVNKEELYARVRTQIEGRQRGRQLEQAQRRADSIS, from the coding sequence GTGGTTGACGACGACGAGGATTCCCGTCGTCTTCTGGCCCACCTGCTCGAGCGCAAGGGCTACTCGGTCGTCCTCGCGGACGGCGGAAAATCGGCCCTCTCGACGCTCTCGAAGCAGGAGGTCGACGTCGTCGTCCTCGACGTGATGATGCCGAACATGGACGGCTTCGCCGTCTGCCGGGAGCTGAAGAAGTCGCCCGGCACGGCAACGCTGCCCGTGATCTTGCTGACGGCGCGCGACGACCTCGAAACGCGCGCCACCGGCATGAAGCTCGGCGTCAGCGAGTTCCTCGCCAAGCCGGTCAACAAGGAAGAGCTCTACGCGCGCGTGCGCACGCAGATCGAGGGCCGCCAGCGCGGCCGTCAGCTCGAGCAGGCGCAGCGTCGGGCCGATTCCATCAGCTGA
- a CDS encoding sigma 54-interacting transcriptional regulator, which yields MQTTAPTQLIGEHPLIQRVQNLIRRVAATDATVLILGESGTGKELAARSVHAASRRADRPFIPVNCGAIPADLLESEMFGHEKGSFTGAIGSRAGMFQLANGGTIFLDEISEMSPVLQVKLLRVLQDKEVRPVGSDRAIKVDVRVIAATNKDLALQVERGLFREDLFYRLEVIPITLPPLRERRSDIPLLVKHFLDRHNQKRSDLKVTITEEAMVHLWEYDWPGNVRELENLLERLVILSEDGVVRIENLPPNIRSFISEKKIPRPVMTDEGLDLTNAVEEFENRLIEEALRRTKGNKQAAARLLGLKRTTLVAKLRRRRGGVAAAGGMTAV from the coding sequence ATGCAGACGACCGCCCCCACCCAGCTGATTGGCGAGCACCCGCTGATCCAACGGGTGCAGAACCTGATCCGCCGCGTCGCCGCGACCGACGCGACGGTTCTGATCCTGGGTGAGAGCGGCACCGGCAAGGAGCTCGCCGCGCGTTCCGTGCACGCCGCGAGTCGTCGCGCCGACCGTCCGTTCATCCCGGTGAACTGCGGCGCGATCCCGGCCGACCTGCTCGAGTCCGAGATGTTCGGGCACGAGAAGGGCTCCTTCACCGGAGCGATCGGCTCGCGCGCCGGCATGTTCCAGCTCGCGAACGGCGGGACCATCTTCCTCGACGAGATCTCGGAGATGAGCCCCGTCCTGCAGGTCAAGCTGCTGCGCGTGCTGCAGGACAAGGAAGTGCGACCCGTCGGCTCGGACCGCGCGATCAAGGTCGACGTGCGCGTGATCGCCGCGACCAACAAGGACCTCGCCCTCCAGGTCGAGCGCGGGCTGTTCCGCGAGGACCTGTTCTACCGTCTCGAGGTGATCCCGATCACGCTGCCGCCGCTGCGCGAGCGTCGCTCGGACATCCCGCTCCTCGTCAAGCACTTCCTCGACCGTCACAACCAGAAGCGCAGCGACCTCAAGGTCACCATCACCGAGGAGGCGATGGTGCACCTCTGGGAGTACGACTGGCCGGGGAACGTCCGTGAGCTCGAGAACCTGCTCGAGCGCCTCGTCATCCTCTCCGAGGACGGCGTCGTGCGCATCGAGAATCTGCCGCCGAACATCCGGTCGTTCATCTCCGAGAAGAAGATCCCCAGGCCCGTCATGACCGACGAGGGTCTGGATCTCACGAATGCCGTCGAGGAATTCGAGAACCGCCTCATCGAGGAGGCCTTGCGGCGAACCAAGGGGAACAAGCAGGCGGCAGCCCGTTTGCTTGGGCTGAAACGAACGACCCTGGTCGCGAAGCTCCGTCGCAGGCGCGGCGGTGTTGCCGCGGCAGGCGGCATGACGGCGGTTTGA
- the rph gene encoding ribonuclease PH, whose protein sequence is MRRTDGRLPLEIRPLGIEPGYLAHAEGSALVTAGKTQVLCAVSVEERVPDFLVGKGRGWLTAEYAMLPRATHTRSQRESAKGKISGRTHEIQRLIGRSLRAVVDLDRLGERTLFVDCDVLQADGGTRTTAINGAYVAVAQALARLVKDGVVEESPLREPVAAISVGIVEGKLLVDLAYDEDSTAEVDANFVMTGSGGLVEVQGTAEGRTFQRRDLNRMLDAAWDAIQQINRVQARAIATLGGRASSARRSRSVRQVGTRRAASRR, encoded by the coding sequence ATGCGTCGCACCGACGGTCGCTTGCCGCTCGAGATCCGACCGCTGGGCATCGAGCCCGGCTACCTCGCACATGCCGAAGGGTCTGCGCTGGTCACGGCCGGCAAGACGCAGGTGCTGTGCGCCGTGAGCGTCGAGGAGCGCGTCCCCGACTTCCTGGTCGGCAAGGGACGCGGCTGGCTCACCGCCGAATACGCGATGCTGCCGCGCGCGACCCACACGCGCAGCCAGCGCGAGTCGGCGAAGGGCAAGATCTCCGGGCGCACGCACGAGATCCAGCGCCTGATCGGACGCAGCCTGCGAGCGGTCGTCGACCTCGATCGGCTCGGCGAGCGCACGCTGTTCGTCGACTGCGACGTCCTGCAGGCCGACGGCGGCACGCGCACGACGGCGATCAACGGCGCCTACGTGGCGGTCGCGCAAGCGCTCGCGCGCCTCGTCAAGGACGGCGTGGTCGAGGAGTCGCCGCTGCGCGAGCCGGTCGCCGCGATCAGCGTCGGCATCGTCGAGGGCAAGCTGCTGGTCGACCTCGCGTACGACGAGGACAGCACGGCCGAGGTCGACGCCAACTTCGTCATGACCGGCAGCGGCGGTCTGGTCGAGGTGCAGGGGACGGCCGAGGGACGGACGTTCCAGCGTCGCGATCTGAACCGCATGCTCGACGCCGCCTGGGACGCGATCCAGCAGATCAACCGCGTGCAGGCGCGCGCGATCGCGACGCTCGGCGGACGCGCGTCGAGCGCGCGCCGCAGCCGCAGCGTGCGCCAGGTCGGCACGCGGCGCGCGGCGTCGCGTCGTTGA
- the rdgB gene encoding RdgB/HAM1 family non-canonical purine NTP pyrophosphatase → MQIRGAVTLASHNAGKLAELAKLANGAFELRLLPREPAPPVVDEDQDTYVGNALKKARAVADFVGGAALADDSGLEVDALGGAPGVRSARYGGPGLDDAGRCALLLRQLGDEPRRSARFRCALVLVQGDEWIVGEGTLEGEITREPRGAGGFGYDPVFLVPSLGRTLAAIPAEEKNRISHRAAAMRALLARLRGETAG, encoded by the coding sequence GTGCAGATCCGTGGCGCCGTCACGCTCGCGTCGCACAACGCGGGCAAGCTCGCCGAGCTCGCGAAGCTCGCAAACGGCGCCTTCGAGCTCCGTCTCCTGCCGCGCGAGCCGGCGCCGCCGGTGGTCGACGAGGACCAGGATACCTACGTCGGCAACGCGCTGAAGAAGGCGCGGGCCGTCGCGGACTTCGTCGGCGGGGCGGCGCTCGCCGACGACTCCGGGCTCGAGGTCGACGCGCTCGGCGGCGCGCCCGGCGTCCGCTCGGCGCGCTACGGAGGGCCGGGGCTCGACGACGCCGGCCGCTGCGCGCTGCTGCTGCGCCAGCTCGGCGACGAGCCGCGGCGCAGCGCGCGCTTTCGCTGCGCGCTCGTGCTCGTGCAGGGCGACGAGTGGATCGTCGGCGAGGGCACGCTCGAGGGCGAGATCACCCGCGAGCCGCGCGGCGCGGGCGGGTTCGGCTACGATCCCGTGTTCCTCGTCCCGAGCCTCGGGCGGACGCTCGCCGCGATCCCGGCCGAGGAGAAGAACCGGATCTCGCACCGCGCGGCGGCGATGCGCGCGCTGCTCGCGCGGCTGCGTGGCGAGACGGCGGGCTGA
- a CDS encoding radical SAM protein yields MRFLLVNPFYPIAEIPSPPLGISYLAGALERVGVEVRVLDLVVTACDRPKLERVLNEFQPDIVGATSVTMTFNAAISVIRNVKQIDPSITTAMGGAHVSFCAESTLNQHPELDLVGLGEGEETIVDIVRAFENGRDFSKVPGIVYRDGDTIRNNGPRGYWIDVNTLPMPSRHLVPLGRYRALDLPISMTTSRGCPFQCIFCTGRQLVGAKIRYRQATSVVDEMEHVASLGFKRLNLADDLFTARKDHAHAVCDEILRRGLKVTWTSFSNVNTVDVPLLRKMKEAGCILVSFGLESANAEILKTVRKGTKIPRILEAVQMCNEAGIKPHGSFIVGLPGETPETLREMHDFARKLAEMGCETGVHMLAPFPGTAVYEQREKYGIRLLTDDWSQFHANHAITEQDSASYELQEAIALEIEERAKKAFWEMAERVLNGTASEEDRETYARVERHGVYYDMMMQDVLETDGSWDLEQHGRSEADMVAELGARVHARTGQKPDAIARALDYGLREGFLRYSVSGGRCTWTWADEGPMWHPSPREVEGARPRVGSQEGAAAVAASA; encoded by the coding sequence ATGCGCTTTCTGCTCGTGAATCCGTTCTATCCCATCGCCGAGATCCCTTCGCCGCCGCTCGGGATCTCGTATCTCGCCGGTGCCCTGGAGCGCGTCGGCGTCGAGGTCCGCGTGCTCGACCTCGTGGTCACCGCCTGCGACCGACCGAAGCTCGAGCGCGTCCTGAACGAGTTCCAGCCGGACATCGTCGGCGCGACCTCGGTCACCATGACCTTCAACGCCGCGATCTCCGTGATCCGCAACGTCAAGCAAATCGACCCGTCGATCACGACCGCAATGGGCGGCGCGCACGTGAGCTTCTGCGCCGAGTCGACGCTGAACCAGCATCCCGAGCTCGATCTGGTCGGCCTCGGCGAGGGCGAGGAGACCATCGTCGACATCGTGCGCGCCTTCGAGAACGGGCGTGACTTCAGCAAGGTGCCGGGCATCGTCTACCGCGACGGCGACACGATCCGGAACAACGGCCCGCGCGGCTACTGGATCGACGTCAACACGCTGCCCATGCCCTCGCGCCACCTCGTGCCGCTCGGACGCTACCGCGCGCTCGACCTGCCGATCTCGATGACCACGAGCCGCGGCTGTCCGTTCCAATGCATCTTCTGCACCGGCCGCCAGCTCGTCGGCGCGAAGATCCGCTACCGTCAAGCGACGAGCGTGGTCGACGAGATGGAGCACGTCGCGTCGCTCGGCTTCAAGCGCCTGAACCTCGCCGACGATCTCTTCACCGCGCGCAAGGACCACGCGCACGCGGTCTGCGACGAGATCCTGCGCCGCGGGCTCAAGGTCACCTGGACGAGCTTCTCGAACGTCAACACGGTCGACGTCCCGCTGCTGCGCAAGATGAAGGAGGCCGGCTGCATCCTCGTCAGCTTCGGCCTCGAGTCCGCGAACGCGGAGATCCTGAAAACCGTCCGCAAGGGGACCAAGATTCCTCGCATCCTCGAGGCGGTGCAGATGTGCAACGAGGCCGGCATCAAGCCGCACGGCTCGTTCATCGTCGGCCTGCCCGGCGAGACGCCCGAGACGCTGCGCGAGATGCACGACTTCGCGCGCAAGCTCGCCGAGATGGGCTGCGAGACCGGCGTGCACATGCTGGCGCCGTTCCCCGGCACCGCGGTCTACGAGCAGCGCGAGAAGTACGGCATCCGCCTGCTGACCGACGACTGGTCGCAGTTCCACGCCAACCACGCGATCACCGAGCAGGACTCGGCGAGCTACGAGCTGCAGGAAGCGATCGCGCTCGAGATCGAGGAGCGCGCGAAGAAGGCCTTCTGGGAGATGGCCGAGCGCGTGCTCAACGGCACCGCAAGCGAGGAGGATCGCGAGACCTACGCCCGCGTCGAGCGGCACGGCGTCTACTACGACATGATGATGCAGGACGTGCTCGAGACCGACGGCTCGTGGGACCTCGAGCAGCACGGACGCTCGGAAGCGGACATGGTCGCCGAGCTCGGCGCGCGCGTCCACGCGCGCACCGGCCAGAAGCCCGACGCGATCGCGCGCGCGCTCGACTACGGGCTGCGCGAGGGCTTCCTGCGCTACAGCGTGTCGGGCGGGCGCTGCACCTGGACGTGGGCCGACGAGGGTCCGATGTGGCACCCGAGCCCGCGCGAGGTCGAGGGCGCGCGCCCGCGCGTCGGGTCGCAGGAGGGTGCTGCGGCGGTCGCGGCGTCCGCGTAA
- a CDS encoding lipid-transfer protein — translation MPAATIKDRTAIVGIAQTRFGKGLADSELSLACQAISMALDDAGLSPKDVDGLVAFSMEDGREVEVARNLGMGDVTFFAQVGYGGGAGCGTTGHAALAVASGQCEVAVAWRSRKRADKGSRPWAQTSNRIDTPWQWSRPWGLLRPVDEVAMLARRYMHEYGATRDHFANVALAFRKHANRNPNAMMYDKPLTREQYMSARWVSEPLCLYDNCLETDGALAVVIVSAERAKDLKQKPVYIHAYAQGIPPQHQTMTNYFCDDPLAGPSHACMKRLWANSDLKPEDIDVAQIYDAFSPLVILSLEGYGFCKRGEGAAFTENGALEWPDGRLPTNTAGGGMSEAYVHGFNLIVEGVRQMRGTSTCQVEGAASCLVTSGEGVPTSALVLRS, via the coding sequence ATGCCCGCCGCGACCATCAAGGACCGCACCGCGATCGTCGGCATCGCGCAGACCCGCTTCGGCAAGGGGCTCGCGGACAGCGAGCTGTCGCTCGCCTGCCAGGCGATCTCGATGGCGCTCGACGACGCGGGGCTCTCGCCGAAGGACGTCGACGGCTTGGTCGCCTTCTCGATGGAGGACGGGCGCGAGGTCGAGGTGGCGCGCAACCTCGGCATGGGCGACGTCACCTTCTTCGCCCAGGTCGGCTACGGCGGCGGCGCGGGCTGCGGCACGACGGGGCACGCGGCGCTCGCGGTCGCGAGCGGGCAGTGCGAGGTCGCGGTCGCCTGGCGGTCGCGCAAGCGCGCCGACAAGGGCAGCCGTCCGTGGGCGCAGACCAGCAACCGCATCGACACGCCCTGGCAGTGGAGCCGTCCCTGGGGTCTGCTGCGCCCGGTCGACGAGGTCGCGATGCTCGCGCGCCGCTACATGCACGAGTACGGCGCGACCCGCGACCACTTCGCGAACGTCGCGCTCGCGTTCCGCAAGCACGCGAACCGCAACCCGAACGCGATGATGTACGACAAGCCGCTCACCCGCGAGCAGTACATGAGCGCGCGCTGGGTGTCGGAGCCGCTGTGCCTCTACGACAACTGCCTCGAGACCGACGGCGCGCTCGCGGTGGTGATCGTCTCGGCCGAGCGCGCGAAGGACCTCAAGCAGAAGCCGGTCTACATCCATGCGTACGCGCAGGGCATCCCGCCGCAGCACCAGACGATGACCAACTACTTCTGCGACGACCCGCTCGCCGGACCGTCGCACGCCTGCATGAAGCGGCTGTGGGCGAACAGCGACCTCAAGCCCGAGGACATCGACGTCGCGCAGATCTACGACGCGTTCAGCCCGCTCGTGATCCTGTCGCTCGAGGGCTACGGCTTCTGCAAGCGCGGCGAGGGCGCGGCCTTCACCGAGAACGGCGCGCTCGAGTGGCCCGACGGACGGCTGCCGACCAACACCGCGGGCGGCGGCATGTCGGAAGCGTACGTGCACGGCTTCAACCTGATCGTCGAGGGCGTGCGCCAAATGCGCGGTACGTCGACCTGCCAGGTCGAGGGCGCGGCGAGCTGTCTCGTGACCAGCGGCGAGGGCGTGCCGACGAGCGCGCTCGTGCTGCGGAGCTGA
- a CDS encoding OB-fold domain-containing protein, which yields MATSGFVLPGLGDPAARPFWEGAARGELLIQTCADCGKMRMPPRPMCPACRSLSERWTKVSGRGRIWSFVVAHPPLLPAYAELAPYNVIVVELEEDPTLRLVGNLVESADGPINAIDPATIRIGEPVQVVFARVEHVVLPRWVRATAP from the coding sequence GTGGCGACCTCCGGCTTCGTCCTGCCCGGCCTCGGCGATCCCGCGGCGCGTCCGTTCTGGGAGGGTGCCGCGCGCGGCGAGCTGCTGATCCAGACCTGCGCCGACTGCGGCAAGATGCGCATGCCGCCGCGTCCGATGTGTCCCGCGTGCCGCTCGCTCAGCGAGCGCTGGACGAAGGTCTCGGGGCGCGGACGCATCTGGTCGTTCGTCGTCGCGCACCCGCCGCTCTTGCCGGCGTACGCGGAGCTCGCGCCCTACAACGTGATCGTCGTCGAGCTCGAGGAGGATCCGACGCTGCGCCTGGTCGGCAACCTCGTCGAGTCGGCCGACGGACCGATCAACGCGATCGATCCCGCGACGATCCGCATCGGCGAGCCGGTGCAGGTCGTGTTCGCGCGGGTCGAGCACGTCGTGCTGCCGCGCTGGGTGCGGGCGACCGCACCGTGA
- a CDS encoding coniferyl aldehyde dehydrogenase: protein MAQTAQLRKIEQVENEAQRVFALQREAYLRHPFPSAEERKENLRKLDRILVENAQAIADAIQKDFGHRAVEETLMAEVFASVDGIRHAVKHVAKWMKPQKRAVSITFAGGSNMVVPQPKGVVGVVSPWNYPLFLTIGPLTSILAAGNRAMVKMATNSQNLARLLAEKVSAVFPEDTVAILPGVRAQDFSTLPFDHLIFTGSADAGRTVMRSAAENLTPVTLELGGKSPTIVCDDFDIDEAASRILYAKYLNAGQTCLAPDYLLISEAKRDRFVEAAKRILPERYPDIRQPSYTSVIDEKSYRRLRATLEDAQQKGATIVPLIPGATFDDQLRKIPPHLVLDVNDSMRIMQEEIFGPLFPIKTYKSLDEAIAYINSKDRPLGLYVFTNDSKLQEKVLYSTISGGVTINNCVLHVAQHDLPFGGIGASGMGHYHGYEGFLEFTKLRPVFKNPRFSLLSMFYPPYTARTRQLLDLLIRYKP from the coding sequence ATGGCACAGACCGCCCAACTCCGGAAGATCGAGCAGGTCGAGAACGAAGCGCAGCGCGTGTTCGCGCTGCAGCGGGAAGCCTACCTGCGGCATCCCTTCCCGTCGGCCGAGGAGCGCAAGGAGAACCTGCGCAAGCTCGACCGCATCCTGGTCGAGAACGCGCAGGCGATCGCCGACGCGATCCAGAAAGACTTTGGCCATCGCGCCGTCGAGGAGACGCTGATGGCCGAGGTCTTCGCGAGCGTCGACGGCATCCGCCACGCCGTCAAGCACGTCGCGAAGTGGATGAAGCCGCAGAAGCGCGCGGTGTCGATCACCTTCGCGGGCGGCTCGAACATGGTGGTGCCGCAGCCGAAGGGCGTGGTCGGCGTGGTGTCGCCGTGGAACTACCCGCTGTTCCTCACCATCGGCCCGCTGACCAGCATCCTCGCCGCCGGCAACCGCGCGATGGTCAAGATGGCGACCAACTCGCAGAACCTCGCGCGGCTCCTCGCCGAGAAGGTGAGCGCGGTGTTTCCGGAGGACACGGTCGCGATCCTGCCCGGCGTGCGCGCGCAGGACTTCTCCACCCTGCCCTTCGACCACCTGATCTTCACCGGCTCCGCGGACGCGGGTCGCACGGTGATGCGCTCGGCGGCGGAGAACCTGACGCCGGTCACGCTCGAGCTCGGCGGCAAGTCGCCGACCATCGTGTGCGACGACTTCGACATCGACGAGGCCGCGTCGCGCATCCTCTACGCGAAGTACCTGAACGCCGGGCAGACCTGCCTCGCGCCGGACTACCTCCTGATCTCGGAGGCGAAGCGCGACCGCTTCGTCGAGGCGGCGAAGCGCATCCTGCCCGAGCGCTACCCCGACATCCGCCAGCCGAGCTACACCTCGGTGATCGACGAGAAGTCGTACCGCCGGCTGCGCGCGACGCTCGAGGACGCGCAGCAGAAGGGCGCGACGATCGTGCCGCTCATCCCGGGCGCGACGTTCGACGACCAGCTCCGCAAGATCCCTCCGCACCTCGTGCTCGACGTCAACGACTCGATGCGGATCATGCAGGAGGAGATCTTCGGGCCGCTCTTCCCGATCAAGACCTACAAGTCGCTCGACGAGGCGATCGCGTACATCAACTCGAAGGATCGTCCGCTCGGGCTCTACGTCTTCACCAACGACTCGAAGCTGCAGGAGAAGGTCCTGTACTCGACCATCTCCGGCGGCGTGACGATCAACAACTGCGTGCTGCACGTCGCGCAGCACGACCTGCCCTTCGGCGGCATCGGCGCGAGCGGCATGGGCCACTACCACGGCTACGAGGGCTTCCTCGAGTTCACGAAGCTCCGCCCGGTGTTCAAGAACCCGCGCTTCTCGCTGCTGTCGATGTTCTACCCGCCGTACACGGCGCGCACGCGGCAGCTGCTCGACCTGCTGATCCGCTACAAGCCGTAG
- a CDS encoding phosphoketolase family protein has protein sequence MKVLSGVELERLDAYWRAANYLTVGQIYLQANPLLREPIRPEHIKPRLLGHWGTSPGLSLIYVHLNRLIREHDANVIYLAGPGHGGPAIVANVYLEGTYSEIYPEVSQDEAGLQRLFRQFSTPGGIPSHVSVPTPGSIHEGGELGYVLTHAFGAAFDNPDLLVVAVVGDGEAETGPLAGSWKGIRFLNPARDGAVLPVLHLNGYKIANPTIFGRTDDASIQSYLASQGWDPLFVEGDEPHAVHQAFAEALERAYQRVREIQDDARRRGASAVSDVPRWPAIVLRTPKGWTGPKQVDGLQIEGTFRAHQVPVAEVRTNPEHRAILEQWMRSYEPEKLFDAQGRLVPELAALAPTGERRMGANPHANGGRLLVDLDLPAWSEYGVDVRQPATERHESTRKLGELLRDVLVRNRRQANFRVFCPDEVNSNRLGSVFEVENRCFIGGILPTDDHLSPDGRVFEVLSEHLCHGWLEGYLLTGRHGLFATYEAFAMVSASMTVQHAKWLEHAIHLPWRAPIASLNVLLTSTCWRNDHNGFSHQGPGLIDTVLSKKGAIARIYLPPDANCLLSVADHCLRSRGYVNLIVIDKQPQLQWLDVEAARAHCAVGVSEWKWAGTSGDAIPDVVLAAAGDVPTQEIVAAAWLMRHHVPHVRVRVVNVVDLMTLFVPESHPHGLPQGEFVELFTADRPVIFAFHGYQRAIHEIVHGRPEPERFHVRGFIEEGTTTTPFDMTVANGMSRYHLCKEALRRLPAQDDRTRALAAHCDEMLARHRVYVREHLEDMPEVRDWVWSA, from the coding sequence ATGAAGGTTTTGTCGGGCGTCGAGCTCGAGCGTCTCGACGCGTACTGGCGCGCCGCCAATTACTTGACGGTCGGACAGATCTACCTGCAGGCCAATCCGCTGCTGCGCGAGCCGATCCGTCCCGAGCACATCAAGCCGCGTCTGCTGGGGCACTGGGGCACGTCGCCGGGCCTGAGCCTGATCTACGTGCACCTGAACCGCCTGATCCGCGAGCACGACGCGAACGTGATCTACCTCGCGGGTCCGGGACACGGCGGTCCTGCGATCGTCGCCAACGTCTACCTCGAGGGAACGTACTCCGAGATCTACCCCGAGGTGTCGCAGGACGAGGCCGGGCTGCAGCGGCTCTTCCGCCAGTTCTCGACCCCGGGCGGCATCCCGAGCCACGTCAGCGTGCCGACGCCCGGCTCGATTCACGAGGGCGGCGAGCTCGGCTACGTGCTGACGCACGCGTTCGGCGCGGCGTTCGACAACCCGGACCTGCTGGTGGTCGCCGTGGTCGGCGACGGCGAGGCGGAGACCGGCCCGCTCGCCGGATCGTGGAAGGGGATCCGCTTCCTCAACCCGGCGCGCGACGGCGCCGTCCTGCCGGTGCTGCACCTGAACGGCTACAAGATCGCGAACCCGACGATCTTCGGGCGCACCGACGACGCGTCAATCCAAAGCTACCTCGCGAGCCAGGGCTGGGATCCGCTGTTCGTCGAGGGCGACGAGCCGCACGCGGTGCACCAGGCCTTCGCCGAGGCGCTCGAGCGTGCGTACCAGCGCGTGCGCGAGATCCAGGACGACGCGCGCCGCCGCGGCGCGTCCGCGGTCTCCGACGTCCCGCGCTGGCCCGCGATCGTGCTGCGCACGCCGAAGGGCTGGACCGGACCGAAGCAGGTCGATGGCCTGCAGATCGAGGGCACGTTCCGCGCGCACCAGGTGCCGGTCGCCGAGGTGCGCACCAACCCGGAGCACCGCGCGATCCTCGAGCAGTGGATGCGCAGCTACGAGCCCGAGAAGCTGTTCGACGCGCAGGGACGGCTCGTTCCCGAGCTCGCGGCGCTGGCGCCCACGGGCGAGCGTCGCATGGGCGCGAACCCGCACGCGAACGGCGGTCGGCTGCTGGTCGACCTCGACCTGCCGGCGTGGAGCGAGTACGGCGTCGACGTCCGGCAGCCGGCGACCGAGCGCCACGAGTCGACGCGCAAGCTCGGTGAGCTCCTGCGCGACGTCCTCGTCCGCAACCGCCGTCAAGCAAACTTCCGCGTGTTCTGCCCCGACGAGGTCAATTCGAATCGGCTCGGCAGCGTGTTCGAGGTCGAGAACCGCTGCTTCATCGGCGGGATCCTGCCGACGGACGACCACCTCTCGCCGGACGGACGCGTCTTCGAGGTGCTGAGCGAGCACCTCTGCCACGGCTGGCTCGAGGGCTACCTGCTCACCGGACGGCACGGGCTGTTCGCGACCTACGAGGCCTTCGCCATGGTGTCGGCGTCGATGACCGTGCAGCACGCGAAGTGGCTCGAGCACGCGATCCACCTGCCGTGGCGCGCGCCGATCGCGTCGCTCAACGTCCTGCTGACCTCGACCTGCTGGCGAAACGACCACAACGGCTTCAGCCACCAGGGACCGGGTCTGATCGACACCGTGCTGTCGAAGAAGGGCGCGATCGCGCGCATCTACCTGCCGCCCGACGCGAACTGCCTGCTGTCGGTCGCGGACCACTGCCTGCGCAGCCGCGGCTACGTGAACCTGATCGTGATCGACAAGCAGCCGCAGCTGCAGTGGCTCGACGTCGAGGCGGCGCGCGCGCACTGCGCGGTCGGCGTCTCGGAGTGGAAGTGGGCGGGCACGAGCGGCGACGCGATCCCCGACGTCGTGCTCGCCGCTGCGGGCGACGTGCCGACGCAGGAGATCGTCGCCGCCGCGTGGCTCATGCGCCACCACGTCCCGCACGTGCGCGTGCGGGTCGTGAACGTCGTCGACCTGATGACGCTCTTCGTCCCCGAGAGCCATCCGCACGGGCTGCCGCAGGGCGAGTTCGTCGAGCTCTTCACCGCCGACCGCCCGGTGATCTTCGCCTTCCACGGCTACCAGCGCGCGATCCACGAGATCGTGCACGGACGTCCCGAGCCCGAGCGCTTCCACGTGCGCGGCTTCATCGAGGAGGGCACGACGACGACGCCCTTCGACATGACGGTGGCGAACGGGATGAGCCGCTACCACCTGTGCAAGGAGGCGCTGCGCCGCCTGCCCGCGCAGGACGACCGCACGCGGGCGCTCGCCGCGCACTGCGACGAGATGCTGGCGCGCCACCGCGTCTACGTGCGCGAGCACCTCGAGGACATGCCCGAGGTGCGCGACTGGGTGTGGAGCGCCTGA